A single region of the Polyodon spathula isolate WHYD16114869_AA chromosome 12, ASM1765450v1, whole genome shotgun sequence genome encodes:
- the LOC121323920 gene encoding fibroblast growth factor 18-like isoform X3, producing MVVLCSPLQIGDTPPPFTVILSPTQSRGSHAGGNPPVTQKQRDLEQDLNSKLPIQQVLADENVDFRIHVENQTRARDNMSRKQLRVYQLYSRTSGKHVQVLDRRISARGEDGDKYAQLVVETDTFGSQVRIKGKATDYYLCMNRRGKLVGKVNDKSKECVFVEKVLENNYTALMSAKYSGWYVGFTKKGRPRKGPRTQENQQDVHFMKRYPKGVPPDPQRPFRYTTVSKRTKRIHPASPS from the exons ATGGTGGTGCTGTGCAGTCCACTCCAGATAGGAGATACTCCACCTCCTTTCACTGTCATCTTATCTCCAACCCAATCCAGAGGCTCCCATGCTGGGGGAAATCCTCCAGTTACACAGAAGCAGAGAGATCTGGAGCAGGATCTAAACTCTAAACTGCCCATACAG CAGGTCCTGGCAGACGAGAACGTGGATTTCCGGATTCACGTGGAGAATCAGACGCGGGCACGGGACAATATGAGCCGGAAACAGCTGCGAGTCTACCAGCTGTACAGCCGCACCAGCGGGAAGCACGTGCAGGTGCTGGACCGCCGGATCAGCGCACGAGGAGAGGATGGAGACAAATATG CCCAGCTCGTTGTGGAAACAGACACGTTTGGGAGTCAGGTGCGAATCAAAGGCAAAGCTACGGACTATTACCTCTGCATGAACCGGAGAGGCAAGCTAGTGGGCAAG GTGAACGACAAGAGCAAAGAGTGTGTATTTGTGGAGAAGGTGTTGGAGAATAACTACACAGCCCTGATGTCAGCCAAATACTCAGGCTGGTATGTTGGCTTCACCAAGAAGGGGCGCCCACGCAAAGGCCCGCGAACCCAGGAGAACCAGCAGGACGTGCACTTCATGAAGCGCTACCCCAAAGGGGTACCTCCAGACCCCCAGAGGCCCTTCCGCTACACCACAGTCAGCAAGCGGACTAAACGCATCCACCCAGCCAGCCCTAGCTAG
- the LOC121323920 gene encoding fibroblast growth factor 18-like isoform X1 has product MRSLLSALTCLCVQGMVVLCSPLQIGDTPPPFTVILSPTQSRGSHAGGNPPVTQKQRDLEQDLNSKLPIQQVLADENVDFRIHVENQTRARDNMSRKQLRVYQLYSRTSGKHVQVLDRRISARGEDGDKYAQLVVETDTFGSQVRIKGKATDYYLCMNRRGKLVGKVNDKSKECVFVEKVLENNYTALMSAKYSGWYVGFTKKGRPRKGPRTQENQQDVHFMKRYPKGVPPDPQRPFRYTTVSKRTKRIHPASPS; this is encoded by the exons ATGCGGTCCCTCCTGTCAGCACTCACTTGCCT ATGTGTCCAGGGCATGGTGGTGCTGTGCAGTCCACTCCAGATAGGAGATACTCCACCTCCTTTCACTGTCATCTTATCTCCAACCCAATCCAGAGGCTCCCATGCTGGGGGAAATCCTCCAGTTACACAGAAGCAGAGAGATCTGGAGCAGGATCTAAACTCTAAACTGCCCATACAG CAGGTCCTGGCAGACGAGAACGTGGATTTCCGGATTCACGTGGAGAATCAGACGCGGGCACGGGACAATATGAGCCGGAAACAGCTGCGAGTCTACCAGCTGTACAGCCGCACCAGCGGGAAGCACGTGCAGGTGCTGGACCGCCGGATCAGCGCACGAGGAGAGGATGGAGACAAATATG CCCAGCTCGTTGTGGAAACAGACACGTTTGGGAGTCAGGTGCGAATCAAAGGCAAAGCTACGGACTATTACCTCTGCATGAACCGGAGAGGCAAGCTAGTGGGCAAG GTGAACGACAAGAGCAAAGAGTGTGTATTTGTGGAGAAGGTGTTGGAGAATAACTACACAGCCCTGATGTCAGCCAAATACTCAGGCTGGTATGTTGGCTTCACCAAGAAGGGGCGCCCACGCAAAGGCCCGCGAACCCAGGAGAACCAGCAGGACGTGCACTTCATGAAGCGCTACCCCAAAGGGGTACCTCCAGACCCCCAGAGGCCCTTCCGCTACACCACAGTCAGCAAGCGGACTAAACGCATCCACCCAGCCAGCCCTAGCTAG
- the LOC121323920 gene encoding fibroblast growth factor 18-like isoform X2, whose translation MRSLLSALTCLCVQGMVVLCSPLQIGDTPPPFTVILSPTQSRGSHAGGNPPVTQKQRDLEQDLNSKLPIQVLADENVDFRIHVENQTRARDNMSRKQLRVYQLYSRTSGKHVQVLDRRISARGEDGDKYAQLVVETDTFGSQVRIKGKATDYYLCMNRRGKLVGKVNDKSKECVFVEKVLENNYTALMSAKYSGWYVGFTKKGRPRKGPRTQENQQDVHFMKRYPKGVPPDPQRPFRYTTVSKRTKRIHPASPS comes from the exons ATGCGGTCCCTCCTGTCAGCACTCACTTGCCT ATGTGTCCAGGGCATGGTGGTGCTGTGCAGTCCACTCCAGATAGGAGATACTCCACCTCCTTTCACTGTCATCTTATCTCCAACCCAATCCAGAGGCTCCCATGCTGGGGGAAATCCTCCAGTTACACAGAAGCAGAGAGATCTGGAGCAGGATCTAAACTCTAAACTGCCCATACAG GTCCTGGCAGACGAGAACGTGGATTTCCGGATTCACGTGGAGAATCAGACGCGGGCACGGGACAATATGAGCCGGAAACAGCTGCGAGTCTACCAGCTGTACAGCCGCACCAGCGGGAAGCACGTGCAGGTGCTGGACCGCCGGATCAGCGCACGAGGAGAGGATGGAGACAAATATG CCCAGCTCGTTGTGGAAACAGACACGTTTGGGAGTCAGGTGCGAATCAAAGGCAAAGCTACGGACTATTACCTCTGCATGAACCGGAGAGGCAAGCTAGTGGGCAAG GTGAACGACAAGAGCAAAGAGTGTGTATTTGTGGAGAAGGTGTTGGAGAATAACTACACAGCCCTGATGTCAGCCAAATACTCAGGCTGGTATGTTGGCTTCACCAAGAAGGGGCGCCCACGCAAAGGCCCGCGAACCCAGGAGAACCAGCAGGACGTGCACTTCATGAAGCGCTACCCCAAAGGGGTACCTCCAGACCCCCAGAGGCCCTTCCGCTACACCACAGTCAGCAAGCGGACTAAACGCATCCACCCAGCCAGCCCTAGCTAG
- the LOC121324865 gene encoding nucleophosmin-like, producing MEDSMASEMDMGPVRPQNFLFACELKAGKEFRFNPDENGSEHQLSLRTVCVDGSTKDELHVVEVEGLNAEGEQIKATLAALKPSVHPTVSLGGFEITPPVVFRLKKGSGPVHISGQHLVALDNDMSSDEEDDDEEEELEDYKTGIKRPANLQAAKMIQKKMKLEVDDDDRVIELVYSVAVVAWSSFMWLILCRDDDDDEEEEEETPVKIKPPQKTPTKAAPKENGKLSKPSTPAQKQESKTPDGKGKQGPKPKTPKTPKGPMSVSDIKEKMQSTFKGNLPKVEAKFENFVKNCFKVEDQKTIQDLWKWRQTLVEKK from the exons ATGGAGGACAGCATGGCATCTGAAATGGACATGGGGCCAGTCCGGCCACAGAACTTCTTATTCG CCTGTGAACTGAAGGCTGGAAAAGAATTCAGGTTTAATCCAGATGAAAACGGAAGTGAGCACCAGCTGTCCCTTCGAACA GTATGCGTGGATGGGAGCACGAAAGATGAGCTGCATGTAGTTGAGGTCGAGGGGTTGAACGCAGAAGGTGAACAGATCAAAGCTACGCTGGCAGCGCTGAAACCATCTGTCCATCCCACA GTCTCTCTTGGTGGCTTCGAGATCACGCCCCCTGTTGTGTTCAGATTGAAAAAAGGCTCGGGTCCCGTCCACATCAGCGGCCAGCATCTTGTTG CTCTAGATAATGACATGTCTTCTGATGAagaggatgatgatgaggaggaggagctggaggattACAAGACTGGGATTAAGAGGCCAGCAAACTTGCAGGCAGCTAAAATGATTCAG aaaaaaatgaaattggaggtggatgatgatgat AGAGTTATTGAACTTGTGTATAGTGTAGCAGTGGTTGCATGGAGCTCATTTATGTGGCTCATTCTTTGcagggatgatgatgatgatgaggaggaggaggaggagactcCAGTTAAGATTAAG cctccacagaaaaCCCCAACAAAGGCAGCTCCCAAAGAGAATGGCAAACTGTCCAAACCTTCAACACCAGCACAAAAACAGGAATCTAAG aCACCGGATGGCAAAGGAAAGCAAGGTCCAAAGCCCAAGACCCCAAAGACTCCAAAAGGTCCCATGAGTGTATCGGATATAAAAGAGAAGATGCAGTCTACCTTTAAG ggTAACCTTCCAAAAGTTGAAGCCAAATTTGAGAACTTTGTAAAGAACTGCTTCAAAGTGGAGGACCAAAag aCAATTCAGGATCTTTGGAAATGGAGACAGACACTTGTGGAGAAGAAATAA